The DNA segment TTTTGTGATGTAATATTATCATGACGGAATTTTTTATCGTTTTGTTTGATTTCAGTTACTGCTTTTTTAGCATAATCCCGCATTTCCGCAGTAAATTTGCGATAATCAAGTTCACCTTTTGCGATTTTTGATAGTTTTTGTTCCCATCGTGCAGTTAATTCTGGAGATTTTAGGTCTTCCGGGACTAGTTCTAATAATTGGCGACCTTTAGAAGTAATTTGGATATCCTTGCCTTGTTTTTCTAACGAGAAGCTGTTGAACAGTTTTTCGATGATATCCGCACGGGTTGCGACTGTTCCAAGGCCACCAGTTTCACCAAGCGTTTTGGCTAGAGCTTTGTTCGTAGTTTCCATATATTTAGATGGATTTTCCATTGCGGAAAGTAAGGTGGCCTCGTTAAACCTAGCTGGAGGTTTCGTTTTGCCTGTTTCTAAATTAACTCTTTTAACCGGGATTGTGTCGCCTTTTTTCATTTTAGTTAGTTGGTCAGGTTCACGCGCCTCCCCGTAAATGCTTTTCCAACCAAGCGATTTAATAACCTTACCTTTTAAAGTAAAATCTTCTTGACCAATTTTAGCTTTTACAGAAGTTTCTTCGTAAATATAAGGATCCGAAAGCACTGCTAAGAAGCGCTTAACAACTAAATCATAAATTTTCCGTTCCTTGTCACTTAAATCTCCGAGTGATACTGGTTGCTCGGTAGGAATGATTGCGTGATGATCGCTTACTTTGCTGTTATCGACAAACGATTTGTTTGCTTTGATAGGTTTCCCGCTGATTTGGCGAGCAGCTTTTGCATTTTCTCCAACACCACAAGCTGTTAAACGTTCTTTAAGTGTAGGCACAATATCTGTTGAAATAAATCGCGAATCTGTTCTTGGATAAGTTAATACTTTATGGCGTTCGTATAATGTTTGCATAATATTAAGTGTTTCTTTAGCTGAAAAATCATATCGATTGTTAGCATCCCGTTGTAGTTCGGTTAAATCATACAATCCAGGCGAGAAAGTTTTCTTTTCTTTCATGGAAACATCTGTAATTACTGCATTTTCACCTTGTAAAGATTTCACCAATTTTTCGGCTAAAGCTTTATCAAATGTTTGACCAATGTTCCACGTGAAACATTCTTGCTCTGTTTGTGCGGTAATTCTATAGTATTCTCGTGGTTGAAAGTTGCGTATTTCTTCTTCACGATGCTGAATCATTGCAAGAGTCGGGGTTTGCACACGACCACATGATAGTTGCGCATTATATTTTGTTGTTAGAGCACGTGTAGCATTAATACCAACTACCCAGTCAGCTTCAGAGCGAGCAACAGCGGAATGATAAAGATTTTCGTAAGCTTTTCCTGGTTTTAAGTGTTCAAATCCTTCACGTATCGCCTTGTCTGTTACAGAAGAAATCCACAGTCTTTTTAGTGGTTTCTTGATTTTTGCATAATCAATAATCCAGCGAGCTACTAATTCTCCTTCTCGTCCTGCATCTGTCGCTATAACGATGGTAGTTATATCAGTACGATTCATTAATTTTTTAACCGTTTCATATTGTTTTCGGGTTTGTTTGATTGGTTCTAGTTTCATTTTTTCTGGAAGCATTGGTAAATCTTCCATGTTCCAATTCTTGTACTTAGAATCATAACGTTCTGGGTCAGCTAGTGTCACTAAATGACCAAGCGCCCAAGTTACTACATATTTCCCACCTTCTAAATAGCCATTTTTACCTTGTTTAGCCCCGAGTACGCGGCCAATATCTTTACCGACAGACGGTTTCTCTGCCAGCACTAATGTTTTTGTCATCTGTCAAAATCCTCTCTTATATATTATTTTGATGCCTCTTGTTGCAACACAACTAAAAATTCAGCGCCATATTTATCGCGTTTCATAGCGCCTATTCCTTTGACTTCTAGTAGCGCCTCTTCTGTTTGTGGCATGTAGGCGCACATTTCACGTAAAGTTTCATCCGAAAAAATGATATATGGCGGCACTTTGTGTTTCGCCGCTAATTCTCGACGGACTTCCCGTAATTTCTCAAAAAGTTCACTGTTTACATCTATTTTAACTTTTTCAGCACGTTTCGCTTGTTTCCGTTCCACTTTTAGCTCGCCTCTTAAAACAGATACTGCTCTGTCGGTAAGTTTTAATGAAGGGAATTGGCTATCGGTTGGTTGCAAATATTTTTCTGCGGTGAGGTAATCGATTAATTGTAACACATCTTTTTGGGATACCTCTCTCATCAAGCCATAGGTGCTTAGTTCATCAAATCGCCAATCTTTTACTTTTTGATCAGCAGAACCTGTCAACACCTTGGCAATTAGCACTTTCCCGAAACGCTCTCCCATTCTTTTAACACAAGAAAAAACTTGTTGCGCTAAAATCGTAACATCCGTGACTTCCCTCGTATCTAAGCAATTGCTACACTTACCACAGTTTTCCTCGTCATCTCCAAAATACTGAACGATGTACTTCTGCAAACAGATTTCGGTATAGCCATAGCCCGTCATTTGGCGCAGCTTAGCAAATTCATTTTGTTTACGTTCATCATCCATTTCGGATTGTTCAATTAAAAACTGTTGGATGCGGCTATCTTGCGGGGAAAACAACAAAATACAATCACTTGGAACCCCGTCCCGTCCCGCACGGCCAGCTTCTTGATAATAAGCTTCGATATTGCGTGGAATATTATAATGAATAACAAAGCGCACATTGGATTTGTTAATTCCCATCCCAAAAGCATTTGTCGCCACAATTACACGAATATCATCATACAGAAACTTCTCCTGCCAATCTTTTCGCGCTAAATCGGTCATGCCACCATGGTACATCCCAGATTCAACGCCTTTTTTAAGCAAAAAACTGTGTATTCGCTCCACTTCTTTTCTTGTAGAGGCATAAATAATTCCTGATTCTGTCGCATTTTTCATTAAATAATCAATTAAATACTTATCTTTATCTTGTCCTTTTACTACTTGAAATGCTAAATTATCTCGAGAAAATCCAGTTTTGACAACGGAATTTGGTTTTATTTTTAATAATCGGCAAATATCATCTGAAACAGCTTGTGTTGCTGTAGCAGTAAGCGCGATAACAAGCGGCCGCCTAGTCATTTTGTCCAAACTATTGCATAGTGTTAGGTAACTTGGTCTAAAGTCATGACCCCACTGCGAAATACAATGCGCTTCATCAATCGCAAATAATGATATAGGTACCTGCTCGATTAGACGCTGGAACCCTGGTGTTTCAATACGTTCAGGCGCAATATAAAGCATCTTTAGTTCTCCAGAAAACGCGGCATCTAAGCGGATATCTATTTCTCTATTAGTAAGCGTACTATTAATAAAAGTAGCTGCAATCCCTTCGGAGACTAATGCATCTACTTGATCCTTCATCAGTGAAATTAGCGGAGAAACGACAATGGTTAAACCGTCAAAAAGAAGTGCTGGAATTTGGTAACAAAGGGACTTCCCACCGCCAGTAGGCATGATTGCTAACGTATCTTCACCCGCGCAAAGTTTTGAAATAACATCTACTTGCCCATCTCGAAAGTCTTGATAACCAAAATTTTGCTGTAAAATAGCTCTTGCTTGTTCTATCATTATCTTTTTTCACGCCTCCTCTATAGAAATAGTATAGCGGTTTTATGACCTTAATTGAAGCTTTTTGAGGAAATTCATTTTTTCTCGTATTATTCTTACTTTTATAGTAAAAATGAAAAAGCAGAAACCTCTTTTGGAAGAGATTCCTGCTTTTTCGACCTTAAGAAATGCTATAGTTTGGTGCTTCTTTTGTAATTTGAATATCATGTGGATGACTTTCACGAAGTCCGGCACCTGTCATACGAACGAAAGCCGCCTCTTCGCGAAGATGTCTTAAATCAGCTGAACCGGTGTAGCCCATACCTGAACGAATACCCCCAACTAATTGGAAGATAATATCAGCTACAGAACCTTTGTAAGGGACACGTCCTTCGATACCTTCTGGAACAAGTTTTTTCGCATCTGCTTGGAAATAACGATCTTTAGAACCATGCTCCATTGCTGCCAAACTGCCCATACCACGATAAGTTTTAAACTGACGACCTTGGAAAATCTCTGTTTCACCAGGGCTTTCGTCTGTACCAGCGAGCATACTTCCTAGCATAACCGCATTCCCTCCAGCAGCTAGTGCTTTCACGATATCTCCCGAGT comes from the Listeria welshimeri serovar 6b str. SLCC5334 genome and includes:
- a CDS encoding DNA topoisomerase III; translated protein: MTKTLVLAEKPSVGKDIGRVLGAKQGKNGYLEGGKYVVTWALGHLVTLADPERYDSKYKNWNMEDLPMLPEKMKLEPIKQTRKQYETVKKLMNRTDITTIVIATDAGREGELVARWIIDYAKIKKPLKRLWISSVTDKAIREGFEHLKPGKAYENLYHSAVARSEADWVVGINATRALTTKYNAQLSCGRVQTPTLAMIQHREEEIRNFQPREYYRITAQTEQECFTWNIGQTFDKALAEKLVKSLQGENAVITDVSMKEKKTFSPGLYDLTELQRDANNRYDFSAKETLNIMQTLYERHKVLTYPRTDSRFISTDIVPTLKERLTACGVGENAKAARQISGKPIKANKSFVDNSKVSDHHAIIPTEQPVSLGDLSDKERKIYDLVVKRFLAVLSDPYIYEETSVKAKIGQEDFTLKGKVIKSLGWKSIYGEAREPDQLTKMKKGDTIPVKRVNLETGKTKPPARFNEATLLSAMENPSKYMETTNKALAKTLGETGGLGTVATRADIIEKLFNSFSLEKQGKDIQITSKGRQLLELVPEDLKSPELTARWEQKLSKIAKGELDYRKFTAEMRDYAKKAVTEIKQNDKKFRHDNITSQKCPDCGKPMLKVKGKRGTMLVCQDRECGHRESVSRTTNARCPNCHKRMEMRGEGDKQIFVCVCGHREKLTAFQQRRDKEKNKNVSKTDVAKFMKKQNKQDEEPFNNPMAEALAKLKLDK
- the recQ gene encoding DNA helicase RecQ, with product MIEQARAILQQNFGYQDFRDGQVDVISKLCAGEDTLAIMPTGGGKSLCYQIPALLFDGLTIVVSPLISLMKDQVDALVSEGIAATFINSTLTNREIDIRLDAAFSGELKMLYIAPERIETPGFQRLIEQVPISLFAIDEAHCISQWGHDFRPSYLTLCNSLDKMTRRPLVIALTATATQAVSDDICRLLKIKPNSVVKTGFSRDNLAFQVVKGQDKDKYLIDYLMKNATESGIIYASTRKEVERIHSFLLKKGVESGMYHGGMTDLARKDWQEKFLYDDIRVIVATNAFGMGINKSNVRFVIHYNIPRNIEAYYQEAGRAGRDGVPSDCILLFSPQDSRIQQFLIEQSEMDDERKQNEFAKLRQMTGYGYTEICLQKYIVQYFGDDEENCGKCSNCLDTREVTDVTILAQQVFSCVKRMGERFGKVLIAKVLTGSADQKVKDWRFDELSTYGLMREVSQKDVLQLIDYLTAEKYLQPTDSQFPSLKLTDRAVSVLRGELKVERKQAKRAEKVKIDVNSELFEKLREVRRELAAKHKVPPYIIFSDETLREMCAYMPQTEEALLEVKGIGAMKRDKYGAEFLVVLQQEASK